A stretch of the Nosocomiicoccus ampullae genome encodes the following:
- a CDS encoding lipoate--protein ligase, whose product MKFISNNNIYDPMINLAMEEYVLREIPTDDSYFLFYVNQPSIIIGKNQNTVEEINEKYTRENGIKVVRRVSGGGAVYHDENNLNFSFVTEDDGNSFHNFKKFTQPIVDVLNDLGVPAELAGRNDIEVNGKKISGNAMVSIKGRMFSHGTIMLGSDLEAVQNSLKVNPKKIESKGIKSVRSRVGNVNEFLDEPLDIDRFKRLILEKIFGSQEEIEEYKLNDEDWEKIMKLSKEKYQTDEWNFGRNPHYNFEANHKFDAGLLDVRLEVQKGIIEHAAIFGDFFGIGEISDIEEKLIGVRHNYNAIDEALEDIDIPHYLGRITREEFLELIV is encoded by the coding sequence ATGAAATTTATATCGAATAATAATATTTATGATCCAATGATTAACTTAGCAATGGAAGAGTACGTTTTAAGAGAGATTCCAACAGATGATTCTTATTTCTTATTTTACGTTAACCAACCGTCAATTATCATTGGTAAAAACCAAAATACAGTTGAAGAGATTAACGAGAAATATACGCGAGAAAACGGTATTAAAGTTGTTCGTAGAGTGAGTGGTGGCGGAGCAGTATACCACGATGAAAATAACTTAAACTTTAGCTTTGTGACTGAAGATGATGGCAATAGTTTCCATAACTTTAAAAAGTTCACGCAACCGATTGTCGATGTATTAAACGATTTAGGTGTACCTGCTGAACTTGCTGGTAGAAACGACATAGAAGTAAATGGTAAAAAGATTTCAGGGAACGCAATGGTTTCTATTAAAGGAAGAATGTTTAGTCACGGCACAATTATGTTAGGTAGTGACTTAGAAGCGGTGCAAAATTCACTAAAAGTAAATCCTAAAAAGATTGAATCTAAAGGGATTAAATCAGTGAGAAGCCGAGTAGGTAATGTGAATGAATTTTTAGATGAACCACTCGATATTGACCGATTTAAGAGACTTATTCTAGAAAAAATCTTCGGCAGTCAAGAAGAAATTGAAGAGTATAAGCTAAACGACGAAGATTGGGAAAAAATTATGAAATTATCTAAAGAAAAGTATCAAACAGATGAATGGAATTTTGGTAGAAATCCGCATTATAACTTTGAAGCAAACCATAAGTTTGATGCTGGACTATTAGACGTTCGTTTAGAAGTACAAAAAGGAATAATTGAACACGCAGCAATTTTCGGAGATTTCTTTGGAATTGGAGAAATTAGCGATATTGAAGAGAAATTAATTGGTGTGAGACACAATTATAATGC